The following proteins are co-located in the Escherichia fergusonii ATCC 35469 genome:
- the bglH gene encoding carbohydrate-specific porin BglH, producing the protein MFRRNLITSAILLMAPLAFSAQSLAESLTVEQRLELLEKALRETQSELKKYKDEEKKKYTPATVNRSVSSNEQGYAANPFPTSSATKPDAVLVKNEEKNASETGSIYSSMTLKDFSKFVKDEIGFSYNGYYRSGWGTASHGSPKSWAIGSLGRFGNEYSGWFDLQLKQRVYNENGKRVDAIVMMDGNVGQQYSTGWFGDNAGGENFMQFSDMYVTTKGFLPFAPEADFWVGKHGAPKIEIQMLDWKTQRTDAAAGVGLENWKVGPGKIDIALVREDVDDYDRSLQNKQQINTNTIDLRYKDIPLWDKATLMVSGRYVTANESASEKDNQDNNGYYDWKDTWMFGTSLTQKFDKGGFNEFSFLVANNSIASNFGRYAGASPFTTFNGRYYGDHTGGTAVRMTSQGEAYIGDHFIVANAIVYSFGNDIYSYETGAHSDFESIRAVVRPAYIWDQYNQTGVELGYFTQQNKDANSNKYNESGYKTTLFHTFKVNTSMLTSRPEIRFYATYIKALENELDGFTFEDNKDDQFAVGAQAEIWW; encoded by the coding sequence ATGTTTAGACGAAATCTTATTACTTCTGCCATTTTATTAATGGCACCGTTAGCCTTTTCCGCACAATCATTAGCTGAATCATTAACGGTGGAACAACGCCTTGAGTTATTAGAAAAGGCGTTAAGAGAAACGCAAAGCGAACTCAAAAAATATAAAGATGAAGAGAAGAAAAAGTATACGCCAGCGACGGTGAATCGTAGCGTAAGTTCGAATGAGCAAGGGTATGCCGCCAATCCGTTCCCAACCAGTAGTGCCACAAAACCTGATGCTGTACTGGTCAAAAATGAAGAGAAAAATGCCAGTGAGACAGGCTCGATTTATTCTTCCATGACTCTGAAAGATTTCAGTAAGTTTGTGAAAGATGAAATTGGCTTTAGTTACAACGGCTACTATCGTTCTGGTTGGGGTACAGCCTCTCATGGTTCACCTAAATCATGGGCGATTGGTTCTCTGGGCCGTTTTGGTAACGAATACTCCGGCTGGTTTGATTTGCAGTTAAAACAACGTGTCTACAACGAAAACGGCAAACGGGTTGATGCCATCGTGATGATGGATGGTAACGTTGGTCAGCAGTACTCTACTGGCTGGTTTGGCGATAACGCCGGTGGCGAGAACTTTATGCAGTTCTCTGATATGTACGTTACCACCAAAGGTTTCCTGCCCTTTGCGCCAGAGGCTGATTTCTGGGTGGGTAAACACGGTGCGCCGAAAATTGAAATCCAGATGCTTGACTGGAAAACGCAGCGTACCGATGCTGCCGCAGGTGTAGGTCTGGAAAACTGGAAAGTCGGTCCGGGTAAAATTGATATCGCGCTGGTTCGCGAAGATGTCGACGATTACGATCGCAGCCTGCAAAACAAACAGCAGATTAATACCAATACCATTGATTTACGTTATAAAGATATCCCGTTATGGGATAAAGCCACCTTAATGGTGAGTGGTCGTTATGTCACGGCAAACGAAAGCGCATCGGAAAAAGATAATCAGGATAATAACGGGTATTATGACTGGAAAGATACCTGGATGTTTGGCACATCTTTAACGCAGAAATTTGATAAAGGTGGCTTCAACGAATTCTCCTTCCTGGTCGCGAATAACTCTATCGCCAGTAACTTTGGTCGTTATGCTGGCGCAAGTCCATTTACTACATTTAATGGTCGTTATTATGGTGATCACACCGGCGGAACAGCAGTTCGTATGACTTCGCAGGGCGAAGCCTATATCGGCGATCATTTTATTGTAGCTAACGCGATTGTTTACTCCTTCGGTAACGATATTTATAGCTACGAAACAGGCGCACACTCTGATTTTGAATCTATTCGTGCGGTTGTTCGCCCGGCCTATATTTGGGACCAATATAACCAGACAGGTGTTGAACTGGGTTATTTCACCCAGCAAAACAAAGATGCGAATAGTAATAAATATAATGAGTCTGGCTATAAAACCACGCTCTTCCATACCTTTAAAGTCAATACCAGTATGTTGACCTCGCGCCCGGAAATTCGTTTCTACGCTACGTATATCAAAGCCCTGGAAAACGAACTGGATGGCTTCACCTTTGAAGACAATAAAGACGACCAGTTTGCTGTCGGTGCTCAGGCTGAAATCTGGTGGTAA